ACCCAGGGATTATGAGTCCCATGCTCTGACCGGCTGAGCTACCGCCCCTCGTGTGCGGACAGCCTGCCATGCGGGTTGACTCGGGCCATGGACGCCGCCGCCCTGCGCGAGATGCAGGCCCCGATCAAGCAGACCTACAAGGACGACCCGTCGGCGGCGATCGCCGACCTGCACGCCGTCGGTGACTTCCGGGACGACGGCATCACCGCCACGATCGACACCTGGTCGGGCCCGCAGCGCGCCGGGTTCCACCCCACCACCGGTGGGGACGGCTCGGACGCGTGCTCCGGGGACATGCTGCTGCAGGCCCTCCTGGGCTGCGCGGGGGTGACCCTCCGCTCGGTGGCCACCGCGATGAGCATCGAGATCCGGGGCGCGAAGCTGACCGCCCACGGGAAGATGGACGCCCGCGGCACCCTGGGGGTCTCCCGGGAGGCGCCGGTGGGGATGACCGGCATCGAGGTGGTCGCCGAGGTCGACACCGACGCCGACGACGCGAAGCTGGCCAAGCTCGCCGAGCTGACCGAGCGCTACTGCGTGGTCGCCCAGACCCTCAAGGACACCCCGACGATGACGGTCCGCCGGGCCTGACCCCCGAGACCGAGAACGCCCCGCCGCGGAGCTCCGCGGCGGGGCGTTCTGCGTGCTGGGGGAGCTCAGTCCTCGGCGAGGGCCGTACAGACCCCGCAGGCCGGCGTCCGGCGCGGGCTCGGCCACTCGACGGCGGCGTCGGCCCGGGCGACCTGACGGCCGCACAGGGAGAAGACGACCCCCGCGGGACCCTCCTCGACGGCGTGCCAGGGACCGCTGGAGTCCACGATCCCGGTGTTGACCGCGCCGTTCCAGAGCACCTGGACGGCGGCCTGCCCGCAGACGAAGGTCTCCCGGGTGGCGGTGGCGTGCCGCCCTCGGCGCTGCGTCGATGTCACCCGGAGACAGTCGCACCGACACACACCGTGACCCGTCGTCCGACACGCACGATGCGTAACGAGAAGGTCACGAGCGGCAACTGCCCAGGTGAGCTGGGTGTGCGCTGTGACGGTGAGTCCCACCAGTCACACGAGCAACATCTGGCACTTCTGGCCCAGCGATCCGAACCTGCGCTGGCGCATCGGCGTGGTAGTCGGGCACACTGCTCGGAGCACGCTGAACCGCCCGTACACGTACTGCTGCGCCACCATCCGAGTCAGGTCCGTTGGGGAAGACGAGACCCGTCTTGATCCGATGGAGGTGCGCTGTGCAACGACGGTCGACGCAGGGTGTGGTCTTCGTGCACGCGTGCCCGAAGGCCCTGTGCCAGCACGTCGAGTGGTCCCTCGAGAGGGTCATCGGCGCGCCGGTGAGTTTGACGTGGGCCGAACAGCCCGCGACGCACGGCTCCTACCGGGCCGAGGTGTCCTGGACCGGCAGTGCCGGTACCGGCTCGAAGCTCGTGGCTGCCCTCAAGCAGTGGCCGATGCTGCGCTTCGAGGTCACCGAGGAGCCCAGCCAGGGCTGCGACGGCGAGCGCATGTCCTACGTGCCCGGGCACGGCGTCTTCCGCACGCCGATGTCCGCCAACGGCGACCTCATGATCACCGAGCAGCAGCTCCGCCACCTGGCCGCCACCGCGACCAGCGTCGAGGCCTTCCGGCACGGCGTCGACGACCTCCTCGGCGCAGCCTGGGACGACGACCTCGAGTCGCACCGGCACGCCGGCGACGGCGCTCCCCCCACCTGGCTGCACCAGGTCGTCTGACGACCCGGCGCAGTCCGCCTGCACCGTCGGCCCCCTGACCCCGGACCGATCCCGCGCAGGCCAGCACGACACAGCGGCCCGACACCCTCACGGGTGCCGGGCCGCAGTGTCGTCCGGGGTCAGAGCGGGATGTTGCCGTGCGCCCCTCGACCGGCGGGGGCGG
This sequence is a window from Geodermatophilaceae bacterium NBWT11. Protein-coding genes within it:
- a CDS encoding OsmC family protein, with protein sequence MDAAALREMQAPIKQTYKDDPSAAIADLHAVGDFRDDGITATIDTWSGPQRAGFHPTTGGDGSDACSGDMLLQALLGCAGVTLRSVATAMSIEIRGAKLTAHGKMDARGTLGVSREAPVGMTGIEVVAEVDTDADDAKLAKLAELTERYCVVAQTLKDTPTMTVRRA
- a CDS encoding DUF3145 domain-containing protein; this translates as MQRRSTQGVVFVHACPKALCQHVEWSLERVIGAPVSLTWAEQPATHGSYRAEVSWTGSAGTGSKLVAALKQWPMLRFEVTEEPSQGCDGERMSYVPGHGVFRTPMSANGDLMITEQQLRHLAATATSVEAFRHGVDDLLGAAWDDDLESHRHAGDGAPPTWLHQVV